In one window of Bizionia sp. M204 DNA:
- the yidC gene encoding membrane protein insertase YidC, with translation MEEKKFDLNSIIGFVLIFGILVYMMYANQPTPEELAEQERAKQEQVEAEKQAQNQKETAVTTAEDYSVANAQDSTQFVALQNKLGAFAYSASLPSAKSNETEVKTEVLDLKFSNKGGYLSEVKLKKFVDFDSIPIYLIKDGNTDFNINFGTTDSRILNTQDLYFEPTVTKNGENTVVSMKLKVSANQFLEYRYEIQPNDYMVDFTIRSQGLSNVINSSQPINLDWQLQTYRHDKSISYENRYTRLTYQYEGGKIDKLSPTGEDEETEVDVSWLSYRQHFFSSILTSKVPLKSVQFNSTDLVENEEVDTVFTKAYQTRFALEANAGELNQELGFYFGPTDNKVLQKYDIGLEDSIPFGWGIFGWINRYVFVPLFAFLASFLPYGVAIIVMTILIKFLLSFVQYKQFLSQAKLKVLKPELDAIREKHKNNKMKAQQETMALQNKAGASPLSGCLPALIQLPVFYALFQFFPSAFDLRQKSFLWADDLSSYDIVANLPFTIPWYGDHVSLFPILASIAIFFYMKMTTGQQMASQPTQEGMPDMAKLMKYMIYISPLMMLFFFNNYASGLSLYYFISNVISIGIMLVIKNYILDEDKIHAQIQINKKKPKKQSKFQKKMADMMEQAELQKQAQEKRKK, from the coding sequence ATGGAAGAAAAGAAATTTGACCTGAATTCGATAATAGGGTTTGTCCTAATTTTTGGAATATTAGTGTACATGATGTACGCCAACCAGCCAACTCCAGAGGAATTAGCAGAACAAGAACGCGCTAAACAAGAGCAAGTTGAAGCTGAAAAGCAAGCTCAAAATCAGAAAGAAACTGCTGTTACAACGGCGGAAGATTATTCAGTAGCTAACGCCCAAGATTCTACCCAATTTGTAGCCTTACAAAATAAATTAGGTGCTTTTGCCTATTCAGCAAGCCTGCCATCTGCAAAATCCAATGAAACAGAAGTGAAAACGGAGGTTTTAGATTTAAAATTTAGCAATAAAGGGGGATATTTATCTGAAGTTAAATTAAAAAAGTTTGTCGATTTTGATTCCATCCCAATCTATCTTATAAAAGATGGGAATACGGATTTTAATATTAATTTCGGTACCACTGATAGTCGCATTCTAAATACCCAAGATTTATATTTTGAACCAACGGTAACTAAAAATGGTGAAAACACGGTCGTTTCCATGAAACTTAAAGTATCTGCGAATCAGTTTTTAGAATATCGTTATGAAATTCAACCAAATGATTATATGGTTGATTTTACAATCCGTTCCCAAGGCTTAAGTAATGTTATTAATAGCTCGCAACCCATAAATTTAGACTGGCAATTACAAACCTATCGTCATGATAAAAGTATCAGTTATGAAAACCGATACACGCGATTAACGTATCAATATGAAGGTGGTAAAATTGATAAATTAAGCCCAACGGGTGAAGATGAAGAAACAGAAGTTGATGTAAGTTGGTTGTCGTACAGACAGCATTTCTTTAGCAGTATTTTAACGTCCAAAGTGCCATTAAAATCCGTGCAATTCAATTCAACCGATCTAGTGGAAAATGAAGAAGTTGATACGGTGTTTACAAAGGCCTATCAAACGAGATTTGCTTTAGAAGCAAATGCTGGTGAGTTAAATCAAGAACTAGGCTTTTATTTTGGCCCAACAGACAACAAGGTTTTACAGAAATATGATATTGGTCTAGAAGATAGTATTCCATTTGGTTGGGGAATCTTCGGTTGGATAAACCGTTATGTTTTTGTTCCATTATTTGCCTTTTTAGCAAGCTTTTTACCATATGGTGTGGCTATTATTGTAATGACCATTTTAATAAAGTTCTTATTATCATTTGTTCAGTACAAGCAATTCCTGTCGCAGGCAAAATTAAAAGTTTTAAAACCGGAATTAGATGCTATTCGTGAGAAGCATAAGAATAATAAAATGAAAGCGCAGCAGGAAACTATGGCTTTGCAAAATAAGGCAGGTGCCAGTCCGTTGAGTGGTTGTTTACCAGCTTTAATACAGTTGCCCGTTTTCTATGCTTTATTCCAGTTTTTCCCATCGGCTTTCGATTTAAGACAGAAAAGTTTCCTATGGGCAGACGATTTATCATCTTATGATATTGTAGCCAATTTACCATTTACCATTCCGTGGTATGGTGATCACGTTAGTTTATTTCCAATTTTAGCCTCTATTGCTATTTTCTTTTATATGAAAATGACAACAGGACAGCAAATGGCATCGCAACCAACTCAAGAGGGCATGCCAGATATGGCTAAACTAATGAAGTACATGATTTACATATCACCATTAATGATGTTATTCTTCTTTAATAATTATGCATCTGGTTTAAGTTTGTACTACTTTATTTCTAACGTTATTAGTATTGGAATTATGTTGGTAATTAAGAATTACATTCTTGATGAAGATAAAATTCATGCTCAAATTCAGATCAATAAAAAGAAACCGAAAAAACAAAGTAAGTTTCAGAAGAAAATGGCTGATATGATGGAGCAAGCCGAACTACAGAAACAAGCGCAAGAAAAGCGTAAGAAATAA